In a genomic window of Stakelama saccharophila:
- a CDS encoding MOSC domain-containing protein — MSRLAGIARHGRPRGPMETLDAVEITVDGGLAGDFRGSVKPGGRGRRQVSLIEAEDWNAAMAELGHGLEWWHRRANLLAEDFDLPQIAGTRIRIGEAVILEITQECTPCSRMEEVAPELKTALTPGWRGGALARVIAPGRIVVGDTMAVLD, encoded by the coding sequence TTGAGCAGGCTCGCCGGCATTGCCCGCCATGGCCGCCCGCGCGGCCCCATGGAAACGCTCGATGCGGTCGAGATTACCGTGGACGGCGGGCTTGCCGGCGACTTTCGCGGGAGCGTGAAGCCCGGCGGCAGGGGCCGGCGGCAGGTTTCGCTGATCGAGGCGGAGGACTGGAACGCGGCGATGGCCGAACTTGGCCACGGTCTCGAATGGTGGCACCGGCGCGCCAACCTGCTGGCCGAGGATTTCGACTTGCCGCAGATAGCGGGGACGCGGATCCGCATCGGCGAGGCCGTCATTCTCGAAATTACGCAAGAATGCACCCCGTGCAGCCGCATGGAGGAGGTCGCGCCGGAATTGAAAACGGCGCTGACGCCCGGCTGGCGCGGCGGTGCGCTCGCCAGGGTGATCGCGCCCGGCCGCATCGTGGTCGGCGATACGATGGCGGTATTGGACTAG
- a CDS encoding cell division protein ZapA, whose translation MGEVTFTVAGRPHTVACRDGEEPQLRELAAMLDAHSESATRASGGLSAERTMMFIALMLADEVAEARRNPPAGIPDEMLDRIADRLEAVAATLEDESATS comes from the coding sequence ATGGGCGAGGTCACCTTCACCGTTGCCGGACGCCCGCATACCGTGGCCTGCCGCGACGGCGAGGAACCGCAACTGCGCGAACTGGCGGCGATGCTCGACGCGCATTCGGAAAGTGCGACGCGGGCCTCCGGCGGGCTGTCGGCCGAACGGACCATGATGTTCATCGCCCTGATGCTCGCCGACGAGGTGGCGGAGGCGCGGCGCAATCCGCCTGCGGGCATTCCCGACGAAATGCTCGATCGCATCGCCGATCGGCTCGAAGCCGTTGCGGCGACCCTTGAGGACGAAAGCGCGACCTCCTAG
- the gap gene encoding type I glyceraldehyde-3-phosphate dehydrogenase: MTKVAINGFGRIGRLVARAILERPDCGLELVTINDLADAKSNAWLFERDSVHGRYPGKVEVDGNDIVIDGKKIHVTAERDPANLPHKDNGVDLVLECTGFFTDRDSAQKHIDAGAKKVLISAPAKNVDLTVVYGVNHDKLTDDHRIVSNASCTTNCLAPVAKVLNDEIGIERGLMTTIHAYTNDQKILDQIHKDLRRARAAGMSMIPTTTGAARAVGEVLPELKGKLDGSAVRVPVPDGSLIDLTFTPKRDVTRDEVNAILKKAAESGPLAGVLAYTDEPLVSIDLVHTPASSTVDSLETAVLDGKLVRVVSWYDNEWGFSNRMVDTAGAMARLG; encoded by the coding sequence ATGACGAAGGTAGCGATCAACGGGTTCGGACGCATCGGCCGCCTGGTGGCGCGCGCGATCCTGGAGCGTCCCGATTGCGGGCTCGAACTTGTGACGATCAACGATCTCGCCGACGCGAAGTCCAATGCCTGGCTGTTCGAGCGCGATTCGGTCCATGGCCGCTATCCCGGCAAGGTGGAGGTCGACGGCAACGACATCGTCATCGACGGCAAGAAGATCCACGTCACCGCCGAGCGCGACCCGGCGAACCTGCCGCACAAGGACAATGGCGTCGATCTGGTGCTCGAATGCACCGGCTTCTTCACCGACCGCGACAGCGCGCAGAAGCATATCGATGCCGGCGCGAAGAAGGTGCTGATCTCCGCGCCTGCCAAGAATGTCGACCTGACGGTGGTTTACGGCGTCAATCACGACAAGCTGACCGACGATCACCGGATCGTGTCGAACGCGTCGTGCACGACCAACTGCCTGGCGCCGGTCGCCAAGGTGCTGAACGACGAAATCGGGATCGAGCGCGGCCTGATGACGACGATCCACGCCTATACCAACGACCAGAAGATCCTCGACCAGATCCACAAGGACCTGCGCCGCGCGCGTGCCGCCGGCATGTCGATGATCCCGACCACCACCGGCGCCGCCCGCGCGGTGGGCGAGGTGCTGCCGGAACTGAAGGGCAAGCTCGACGGCTCGGCGGTGCGCGTGCCCGTGCCGGATGGCAGCCTCATCGACCTGACCTTCACGCCGAAGCGCGACGTGACCAGGGACGAGGTCAACGCGATCCTGAAGAAGGCGGCGGAGAGCGGCCCGCTGGCGGGCGTGCTCGCCTATACCGACGAGCCGCTGGTCTCGATCGACCTGGTGCATACGCCGGCGTCGTCGACGGTCGACAGCCTGGAAACCGCGGTGCTGGACGGCAAGCTGGTGCGCGTCGTGAGCTGGTATGACAATGAATGGGGTTTCTCGAACCGCATGGTCGACACCGCCGGCGCGATGGCCAGGCTCGGTTGA
- a CDS encoding DUF2842 domain-containing protein has translation MQPTWRKPAGALLILGLVIIWAILVGSLSPSISRLAWPLQTIVYAVAGIIWIAPLRPLLRWMETGRWRA, from the coding sequence ATGCAGCCCACCTGGCGCAAACCGGCCGGCGCCCTCCTGATCCTCGGCCTCGTCATCATCTGGGCGATTCTTGTCGGCAGCCTGTCGCCGAGCATCTCCCGGCTGGCCTGGCCGCTGCAGACGATCGTGTACGCCGTCGCCGGCATCATCTGGATCGCGCCGCTGCGCCCGCTCCTCCGCTGGATGGAAACGGGTCGCTGGCGCGCCTGA
- the tkt gene encoding transketolase: MPVTDTDLANAIRVLSMDAVEAANSGHPGMPMGMADVATILFTRYLKYDPADPAWPDRDRFVLSAGHGSMLLYSLLHLTGYARPTIEDIRNFRKVGSPCAGHPENFELPGVECTTGPLGQGLAMAVGMAMAERHLNAEFGDDLVDHRTWAIAGDGCLMEGINHEAIGLAGHLKLGRLIVLWDDNRITIDGSTELSTSEDIPARYEATGWHVVECDGHNFADISRAFDAALKDDRPSLVRCRTIIGKGAPNKQGTAKTHGAALGEDEVAAARKELGWDAPAFEIPGDIRDVWLQNGKSRAVPHADWQERLASHGKREEFERRMAGDLPEGFSVGDHVTKLLGEPRTVATRKASELALEAVNAALPETIGGSADLTGSNNTLTRDLGTFDRDNYGGRYVYYGIREFGMGAAMNGMALHGGVIPYGGTFLVFSDYARPAIRLSALQRTRVVYVMTHDSIGLGEDGPTHQPIEHMMSLRVIPNLDSYRPADAVETAECWELAVARKDGPSLLALSRQNLPQLRDEADENRCARGAYRLRAAKAERRVVLIASGSEVSTAVEVRERLEARGIGADVVSMPCWSRFDAQPESYREDILPDVTPDKILRVSIEAGTTMGWERYTGANGLRFGLDRFGASGPGARLYEHFELTAEAVETKIAAAVGR; the protein is encoded by the coding sequence ATGCCCGTTACCGACACCGACCTCGCCAATGCGATCCGCGTCCTGTCCATGGATGCGGTCGAGGCCGCCAATTCGGGCCATCCCGGCATGCCGATGGGCATGGCCGATGTCGCGACGATATTATTCACCCGCTATCTCAAATACGATCCGGCCGATCCGGCATGGCCCGACCGCGACCGCTTCGTGCTGTCGGCGGGGCACGGGTCGATGCTGCTTTATTCGCTGTTGCACCTGACCGGCTATGCACGGCCGACGATCGAGGACATCCGCAATTTCCGCAAGGTCGGCAGCCCGTGCGCCGGCCACCCGGAGAATTTCGAGCTGCCCGGTGTCGAATGCACCACCGGGCCATTGGGGCAGGGGCTGGCCATGGCGGTCGGCATGGCGATGGCCGAGCGGCACCTGAATGCCGAATTCGGCGACGATCTGGTCGATCACCGCACCTGGGCGATCGCCGGCGACGGGTGCCTGATGGAAGGCATCAACCATGAGGCGATCGGCCTTGCCGGCCATCTGAAGCTCGGCCGACTGATCGTGCTGTGGGACGACAACAGGATCACCATCGACGGGTCGACCGAGCTTTCGACCAGCGAAGATATTCCGGCGCGCTATGAGGCGACAGGCTGGCATGTCGTGGAATGCGACGGGCACAATTTCGCGGATATTTCTCGCGCGTTCGACGCGGCGCTGAAGGACGACCGGCCGTCCCTGGTGCGCTGCCGCACGATCATCGGCAAGGGCGCGCCCAACAAGCAGGGCACGGCCAAGACGCACGGCGCCGCGCTGGGCGAGGACGAGGTCGCGGCGGCGCGCAAGGAGCTTGGATGGGACGCGCCGGCCTTCGAGATTCCGGGCGATATTCGCGACGTCTGGCTGCAGAACGGCAAGAGCCGCGCCGTGCCGCATGCCGATTGGCAGGAGCGTCTTGCAAGCCACGGAAAGCGCGAGGAATTCGAGCGGCGCATGGCGGGCGACCTGCCCGAGGGTTTCTCGGTCGGGGATCATGTCACCAAGCTGCTGGGCGAGCCCAGGACGGTGGCGACGCGCAAGGCGTCCGAACTGGCGCTGGAGGCGGTCAACGCCGCCCTGCCCGAAACGATCGGCGGGTCCGCCGACCTGACGGGGTCGAACAACACGCTGACCAGGGACCTCGGCACGTTCGACCGCGACAATTACGGCGGTCGCTACGTCTATTACGGTATTCGCGAGTTCGGGATGGGCGCGGCGATGAACGGCATGGCGCTGCATGGCGGCGTCATTCCCTATGGCGGGACGTTCCTGGTCTTTTCGGATTATGCGCGGCCGGCGATCCGGTTGTCCGCGCTGCAGCGCACGCGTGTCGTCTATGTGATGACGCATGATTCGATCGGGCTGGGCGAGGACGGCCCGACGCACCAGCCGATCGAGCATATGATGAGCTTGCGGGTCATCCCCAATCTCGACAGCTACCGCCCCGCCGATGCGGTCGAGACGGCGGAGTGCTGGGAACTGGCGGTCGCGCGCAAGGACGGGCCGTCGCTGCTCGCCCTTTCGCGCCAGAATCTGCCGCAATTGCGCGACGAGGCGGACGAGAATCGCTGTGCGCGCGGCGCGTATCGGTTGCGGGCCGCGAAGGCGGAGCGGCGCGTCGTCCTGATCGCCAGCGGGTCGGAGGTTTCGACCGCGGTCGAAGTGCGCGAAAGGCTTGAAGCGCGCGGCATCGGCGCCGATGTGGTGTCCATGCCGTGCTGGTCGCGCTTCGACGCCCAACCCGAAAGCTATCGCGAGGACATCCTGCCCGACGTCACGCCGGACAAAATCCTCCGCGTGTCGATCGAGGCGGGAACGACGATGGGCTGGGAACGCTACACCGGGGCGAACGGCCTGCGCTTCGGCCTCGATCGCTTCGGCGCGTCGGGACCGGGGGCGCGGTTGTACGAGCATTTCGAGCTTACCGCCGAGGCGGTCGAAACGAAGATCGCGGCGGCCGTGGGAAGATAG
- a CDS encoding 5-formyltetrahydrofolate cyclo-ligase, with the protein MTKQPMDKPALRARMRAERDRFVAEHGGRIVVPDWFLALLRAGLTVASYHPIGSEADPAPLANAAVAAGATLALPHVAGKKAPMRFLAWHPDDGLADGPFGLQQPTGDRPVAPDIVLTPLVAFDGARNRLGQGAGHYDRAFAEHHDALRIGVAWQVQQVDRLRPDPWDVPLHAVITEAGSIRERN; encoded by the coding sequence ATGACGAAGCAGCCGATGGACAAGCCCGCCCTCCGCGCCCGCATGCGGGCCGAGCGCGACCGATTCGTCGCCGAACATGGCGGCCGGATCGTCGTGCCGGACTGGTTCTTGGCATTGCTCCGGGCCGGCCTCACGGTCGCTTCCTATCATCCCATCGGCAGCGAGGCTGATCCCGCGCCTCTGGCGAACGCAGCCGTTGCGGCGGGCGCAACGCTTGCACTACCGCACGTCGCGGGCAAGAAGGCGCCGATGCGCTTTCTCGCCTGGCACCCCGACGACGGACTGGCCGACGGTCCGTTCGGCCTGCAGCAGCCGACGGGCGACCGGCCGGTGGCGCCCGATATCGTTCTGACGCCGCTCGTGGCCTTCGACGGCGCCCGCAACCGCCTGGGCCAGGGCGCCGGCCATTACGACCGCGCCTTTGCCGAACATCACGATGCCCTGCGCATCGGCGTCGCCTGGCAGGTGCAGCAGGTCGACCGGCTGCGGCCCGATCCCTGGGACGTGCCCCTGCATGCGGTCATAACCGAGGCCGGCTCGATCAGAGAGAGGAATTGA
- a CDS encoding phosphoglycerate kinase, which produces MARNFKTLDDMGDVRGKRVLVREDLNVPMADGAVTDDTRLKATIPTVTELADKGAIVLLLAHFGRPKGERKPEMSLALVTRPYEQVLGRPVRFIDDCAGDDAEQAVATLGEGDIAILENTRFHAGEEKNDPALADAMAKLGDFYVNDAFSAAHRAHASTEGLAHKLPSFAGRAMEAELDALDKALGDPEHPVAAVVGGAKVSTKLDVLKNLVGRVDHLIIGGGMANTFLAARGVDVGKSLCEHDLTDTAEAIMDAADSAGCTVHLPYDAVVAKEFKPHPETRTVNVHEVAADEMILDIGPAATEALADALKTCRTLVWNGPLGAFETPPFDVATVTLARTAAALTKEGQLVSVAGGGDTVAALNQAGVADDFSFVSAAGGAFLEWMEGKELPGVAALAG; this is translated from the coding sequence ATGGCTCGCAATTTCAAGACGCTGGACGACATGGGCGATGTGCGCGGCAAGCGCGTGCTCGTGCGCGAAGACCTGAACGTGCCGATGGCCGACGGCGCGGTGACCGACGATACGCGGCTGAAGGCGACGATCCCGACTGTCACCGAACTCGCCGACAAGGGCGCGATCGTCCTGCTGCTCGCCCATTTCGGGCGGCCGAAGGGCGAGCGCAAGCCGGAGATGTCGCTGGCGCTCGTCACCAGACCCTATGAGCAGGTGCTGGGCCGGCCCGTCCGCTTCATCGACGATTGCGCGGGCGACGACGCGGAACAGGCGGTCGCGACGCTGGGCGAGGGCGATATCGCGATTCTCGAAAACACGCGCTTCCATGCGGGTGAGGAGAAAAACGATCCGGCGCTGGCCGACGCCATGGCGAAGCTGGGCGATTTCTACGTCAACGACGCCTTTTCGGCGGCGCACCGCGCGCATGCTTCGACCGAGGGGCTTGCGCACAAGCTGCCGTCCTTTGCCGGGCGGGCGATGGAAGCCGAACTGGACGCCCTCGACAAGGCGCTGGGCGATCCCGAACACCCCGTCGCGGCGGTGGTCGGCGGCGCGAAGGTTTCGACCAAGCTCGACGTGCTGAAGAATCTGGTCGGCCGCGTCGATCACCTGATCATCGGCGGCGGTATGGCCAACACCTTTCTTGCCGCGCGCGGCGTTGATGTCGGCAAGAGCCTGTGCGAGCACGACCTGACCGATACGGCGGAGGCGATCATGGACGCCGCCGACAGCGCGGGCTGCACCGTGCACCTGCCCTATGACGCGGTGGTCGCGAAGGAATTCAAGCCGCATCCCGAGACGCGCACGGTGAATGTGCACGAGGTCGCGGCGGACGAAATGATCCTCGACATCGGACCCGCAGCGACCGAGGCGCTTGCCGATGCGCTCAAGACCTGCAGGACGCTGGTGTGGAACGGCCCGCTGGGTGCGTTCGAGACACCGCCGTTCGATGTAGCGACGGTGACGCTCGCCAGGACGGCGGCGGCGCTGACCAAGGAAGGCCAGCTCGTGTCGGTTGCCGGTGGCGGCGACACCGTCGCGGCGCTCAACCAGGCCGGCGTGGCGGACGATTTCAGCTTCGTTTCGGCTGCGGGCGGGGCGTTCCTCGAGTGGATGGAAGGCAAGGAACTGCCCGGCGTCGCTGCGCTCGCCGGATAG
- a CDS encoding AI-2E family transporter, producing MHDAIAAEELRRDRLLAGLTLIAGIGLLLALPFALQAGSEFFLPLTAAIVVAIALVPVLEWLERHRVPAPLASLTCVLLFLVLANVALASIVVPAWGWAQILPDRIDQIQRNVAPLIDFYSNLESFVNRVIQNMATAPAHQEQVISAASPPRSLFDLFATSAPSALIEMFFAILVIFFFLSGWTRLRRSAITSRTSFDGAMATARVIQDVVDDTSAYLGTITVINISLGLTVALALWGVGMPTPLMWGGLVAVFNYIPYLGPIVAALLLAIGGLMTYNDLWWALLPAVIMIGAHLIEANLITPLVVGHRLTINPILILISLSFWGWVWGTPGALLAVPLLIIIQTVVEAAGKPDIAGFLFEHGTLVHNPPATEKTPAENGAQSG from the coding sequence ATGCACGACGCGATCGCCGCCGAGGAACTGCGCCGCGACCGGTTGCTGGCCGGCCTGACGCTGATCGCCGGTATCGGCCTGTTGCTGGCGCTGCCCTTCGCCTTGCAGGCGGGGTCGGAATTCTTCCTGCCGCTGACGGCGGCGATCGTGGTCGCGATCGCGCTGGTGCCGGTGCTGGAATGGCTGGAACGGCACCGGGTGCCCGCGCCGCTGGCATCGCTGACCTGTGTGCTGCTGTTCCTTGTTCTCGCCAATGTCGCGCTCGCTTCGATCGTCGTGCCGGCCTGGGGCTGGGCGCAGATCCTTCCCGACCGGATCGACCAGATTCAACGCAATGTCGCGCCGCTGATTGACTTCTATTCGAATCTCGAAAGTTTCGTGAACCGCGTGATCCAGAACATGGCGACGGCCCCGGCCCATCAGGAGCAGGTGATTTCCGCCGCTTCGCCGCCCCGGTCGCTGTTCGATCTGTTCGCGACATCGGCGCCGTCGGCGCTGATCGAGATGTTCTTCGCCATCCTGGTGATCTTCTTCTTCCTGTCGGGCTGGACCCGGCTGCGGCGCAGCGCGATCACCAGCCGGACGAGCTTCGACGGCGCCATGGCGACGGCGCGCGTCATCCAGGACGTGGTGGACGATACCTCCGCCTATCTGGGCACGATCACCGTCATCAATATCTCGCTGGGGCTGACGGTGGCGCTGGCCCTGTGGGGGGTCGGGATGCCGACGCCGCTCATGTGGGGCGGGCTGGTCGCGGTGTTCAACTACATCCCTTATCTGGGCCCGATCGTGGCGGCGTTGCTTCTCGCGATCGGCGGGCTGATGACGTATAACGACCTGTGGTGGGCGCTGCTGCCCGCCGTCATCATGATCGGCGCGCATCTGATCGAGGCGAATCTGATCACCCCGCTGGTGGTTGGCCACCGCCTGACCATCAATCCGATCCTGATACTGATCTCGCTGAGCTTCTGGGGCTGGGTCTGGGGGACGCCGGGAGCGCTCCTCGCGGTGCCGCTGCTGATCATCATCCAGACGGTCGTGGAAGCGGCCGGAAAACCGGATATTGCCGGATTCCTGTTCGAACACGGCACGCTGGTGCACAATCCGCCGGCCACGGAAAAGACGCCGGCTGAAAATGGTGCGCAATCCGGTTGA
- a CDS encoding class I fructose-bisphosphate aldolase: MTPTVKAILDKYESDCPGTKGNIARILMQGRLGGTGKLVILPVDQGFEHGPARSFAVNPPAYDPHYHYQLAIDAGLSAFAAPLGMLEAGADTFAGQIPTILKLNSANSWATTKDQAVTGGVDDALRLGCAAIGFTVYPGSEHFFELAEEIRELSLEAKSVGLATVIWSYPRGGELSKAGELALDVGAYAAHMAALLGAHVIKVKLPSDHIEQKDAKKAYENFDASTQAKRVAHVVQSCFAGRRIVVFSGGAAKGADAVFQDARDIRDGGGNGSIIGRNTFQRPREEALAMLDKIVRIYKGEE, encoded by the coding sequence ATGACGCCGACCGTGAAGGCCATTCTGGACAAGTACGAATCCGATTGTCCCGGCACCAAGGGCAATATTGCCCGTATCCTGATGCAGGGCAGGCTCGGCGGCACCGGCAAGCTGGTCATCCTGCCGGTCGACCAGGGGTTCGAGCACGGCCCGGCGCGCAGTTTCGCGGTCAATCCGCCGGCCTATGATCCGCATTACCATTATCAGCTCGCGATCGATGCGGGCCTTTCTGCCTTCGCCGCGCCGCTGGGTATGCTGGAAGCGGGCGCGGACACCTTTGCCGGCCAGATCCCGACGATCCTAAAGCTCAACAGCGCCAATAGCTGGGCGACGACCAAGGATCAGGCGGTCACCGGGGGCGTGGACGACGCGCTGCGGCTCGGCTGTGCGGCGATCGGGTTCACCGTCTATCCGGGCTCGGAACATTTCTTCGAACTCGCCGAGGAAATCCGCGAACTGTCGCTGGAGGCGAAGTCGGTGGGCCTCGCCACCGTCATCTGGTCGTACCCGCGCGGCGGCGAGTTGTCGAAGGCCGGCGAACTGGCGCTCGACGTCGGCGCCTATGCGGCGCACATGGCGGCGCTGCTCGGCGCGCACGTCATCAAGGTGAAGCTGCCGAGCGACCATATCGAGCAGAAGGATGCGAAGAAGGCGTACGAGAATTTCGACGCCTCGACCCAGGCGAAGCGCGTCGCGCATGTCGTGCAGAGCTGTTTTGCGGGGCGCCGGATCGTCGTGTTTTCAGGCGGCGCGGCCAAGGGGGCGGACGCGGTCTTTCAGGACGCGCGCGACATTCGCGACGGCGGCGGCAATGGATCGATCATCGGCCGCAACACCTTCCAGCGCCCGCGCGAGGAAGCGCTGGCCATGCTCGACAAGATCGTGCGGATCTACAAGGGCGAAGAATAG
- a CDS encoding MFS transporter: MHGTSPPESQRNLSRGLILLLATACGAMVANLYYAQTLIDTIGPEIGLSPGVAGAITTLTQLGYGAGLALFVPLGDLFENKRLALLSTAGAILGCLGIAASNGPVSFLAASLITGICATGAQVVLPLASHLAVKERQGRVIGTIMSGLLFGIMLARPVASFLADAISWRAVFLLSAGLMAAIGIALWFVCPTRKPETKLGYGAILGSVWGQLRRHRALRLRAFYQAMLFAAFNLFWTAAPLELLRNFDFTQQQVAWFALAGAGGALAAPLAGSLADRGLMWWTSFGALLMLTLSFIGADVAVAATSVAAFVIAAILIDTGVQLNQITGQKIIFALSSDARARVNAAYMTVMFVVGASGSLIGSATFEHGGWTLSALTGAAIGGIALVIFLLFDRGASDPD, translated from the coding sequence ATGCACGGCACCAGCCCCCCGGAATCGCAGCGCAACCTGTCTCGCGGTCTGATCCTCCTCTTGGCCACCGCCTGCGGGGCGATGGTTGCGAATCTCTATTACGCGCAGACGCTCATCGACACGATCGGCCCGGAAATCGGGCTTTCTCCCGGCGTGGCGGGGGCGATCACCACCCTTACCCAGCTCGGCTACGGCGCGGGGCTCGCCCTGTTCGTGCCGCTCGGCGACCTGTTCGAAAACAAGCGCCTGGCGCTGCTGTCGACCGCCGGCGCTATTCTGGGGTGCCTCGGAATCGCGGCATCGAACGGTCCCGTCTCGTTTCTCGCCGCCTCGCTCATCACCGGCATCTGCGCCACCGGCGCGCAGGTGGTGCTTCCCCTCGCCTCGCACCTGGCGGTGAAGGAGCGGCAGGGCCGCGTCATCGGCACGATCATGAGCGGCCTGCTGTTCGGCATCATGCTCGCGCGTCCCGTCGCCAGCTTCCTTGCCGATGCGATCAGTTGGCGCGCGGTGTTCCTTCTGTCGGCCGGCCTCATGGCGGCGATCGGCATCGCCTTGTGGTTCGTCTGCCCCACCCGCAAGCCGGAAACGAAGCTCGGTTACGGTGCCATTCTCGGTTCGGTATGGGGCCAGCTCCGCCGCCACCGGGCACTGCGCCTGCGTGCCTTCTATCAGGCGATGCTGTTCGCCGCGTTCAACCTGTTCTGGACCGCGGCCCCGCTCGAACTCCTGCGCAACTTCGACTTCACGCAGCAGCAGGTCGCCTGGTTCGCGCTGGCCGGGGCCGGCGGCGCGCTGGCAGCGCCGCTTGCCGGAAGCCTCGCCGATCGCGGCCTGATGTGGTGGACCTCGTTCGGCGCGCTCCTGATGCTGACGCTGTCCTTCATCGGCGCCGACGTTGCGGTCGCAGCCACCAGCGTTGCCGCTTTCGTCATCGCCGCGATATTGATCGACACCGGTGTGCAGCTCAACCAGATCACCGGGCAGAAGATCATCTTCGCGCTTTCGAGCGATGCCCGCGCGCGCGTCAACGCGGCCTATATGACGGTGATGTTCGTCGTCGGCGCCAGCGGTTCGCTGATCGGCTCGGCTACCTTCGAGCATGGCGGCTGGACGCTCAGCGCGCTCACCGGCGCCGCGATCGGCGGAATTGCGCTCGTCATATTCCTGCTGTTCGACCGCGGCGCGAGCGATCCGGACTGA
- a CDS encoding PRC-barrel domain-containing protein: MSDESLHAGRLIASDRVEGTSAYSRDGEKLGQVERFMIDKASGQVEYVILSFGGILGLSGHYYPLPWQALTYDISRRGYILNVTRAEVEDGPRYQSDPPQFDEEYGRMLYGHYGFTYM, encoded by the coding sequence ATGAGCGACGAGTCGCTGCACGCGGGCCGGCTGATCGCCTCGGACCGGGTCGAGGGGACAAGTGCCTATAGCCGTGACGGTGAAAAGCTGGGGCAGGTCGAACGGTTCATGATCGACAAGGCGTCGGGCCAGGTCGAATATGTCATCCTGTCCTTCGGCGGCATCCTGGGGCTGAGCGGACATTATTATCCGTTGCCGTGGCAGGCGCTGACCTATGATATCAGCCGGCGCGGCTACATCTTGAACGTGACGCGCGCAGAGGTCGAGGACGGACCCAGATACCAGTCCGATCCACCGCAGTTCGATGAGGAATATGGCCGTATGCTATATGGCCATTACGGGTTCACCTACATGTGA
- the thiE gene encoding thiamine phosphate synthase, which translates to MTISEQDEPQGNALEGFAAQFRREEAARAPCQLYLISPLDISGDFAERLARALDAGPVAAFQYRVKDMDQHAAARAAEPLQAICADHDVAFIVNDSISLAKRLGADGVHLGQGDGDPREARRSLGPEVQIGVTCHDSRHLAMEAGEAGADYVAFGSFFATTTKDVEHHPDPSILSWWSALFELPSVAIGGITPDNCRPLIEAGADFLAVCGSVWNGDEAAAVRAFAEKLDA; encoded by the coding sequence ATGACGATCTCCGAACAGGACGAACCGCAGGGTAACGCGCTGGAGGGCTTCGCGGCCCAATTCCGTCGGGAGGAGGCGGCGCGCGCGCCATGCCAGCTCTATCTGATCTCGCCGCTCGACATATCGGGCGATTTCGCCGAGCGCCTGGCGCGCGCGCTCGACGCCGGGCCGGTCGCGGCGTTCCAGTACCGGGTCAAGGATATGGACCAGCACGCCGCGGCGCGCGCGGCCGAGCCGTTGCAGGCGATCTGCGCCGATCACGACGTCGCCTTCATCGTCAACGACAGTATCAGCCTGGCAAAGCGGCTGGGGGCCGACGGCGTGCATCTGGGCCAGGGCGACGGCGATCCGCGCGAGGCACGGCGCAGCCTCGGCCCCGAGGTGCAGATCGGCGTGACCTGTCACGACAGCCGACACCTCGCCATGGAGGCGGGCGAGGCCGGGGCGGACTATGTCGCCTTTGGCAGCTTCTTCGCGACGACGACCAAGGACGTGGAGCACCATCCCGATCCGTCGATCCTGTCCTGGTGGTCGGCCCTGTTCGAACTGCCGAGCGTGGCGATCGGTGGTATCACGCCGGACAATTGCCGACCGCTGATCGAAGCCGGGGCCGATTTCCTGGCCGTGTGCGGCAGCGTGTGGAACGGCGACGAGGCGGCCGCCGTCCGCGCCTTTGCCGAGAAGCTCGACGCCTGA